The Deltaproteobacteria bacterium genome contains a region encoding:
- a CDS encoding mechanosensitive ion channel family protein — protein sequence MDAIVDWVQRALANPWPRAAVVVAVAIVAAALARTVLARTLGVLVARTATTLDDVVVGALREPLFMTVLCLGLARAADVAPLDDGVRSVTHSLLQTVAVWVWARAAFRIGHAVLDSMSRTARDGSVVQPRTLPVFDMLVKIGVGGLAVYFMFLAWDIDVTAWLASAGIVGIAVGFAAKDTLANLFSGIFIVADAPYKLGDFIVLDGGLRGKVTRIGLRSTRILTRDDVEITIPNAVIGASKIVNETGGPSVKQRIAITVEVAYGSDVDRVRDVLLACADHPEIAADPEPRVRFREFGASGLVHQLLVWIEDPEARGRVTDALNVRVYKALGAAGIEIPYSKHDVYIKEMPR from the coding sequence ATGGACGCAATCGTCGATTGGGTGCAGCGCGCGCTCGCCAACCCGTGGCCGCGCGCGGCCGTCGTCGTCGCGGTCGCGATCGTCGCGGCGGCGCTGGCGCGCACGGTCCTCGCGCGCACGCTCGGCGTTTTGGTCGCCCGCACGGCGACCACGCTCGACGACGTGGTCGTCGGTGCCCTGCGCGAGCCGCTGTTCATGACGGTGCTGTGCCTCGGACTCGCGCGGGCTGCCGATGTCGCGCCCCTCGACGACGGGGTACGAAGCGTCACGCACTCGCTGTTGCAGACGGTCGCGGTATGGGTGTGGGCGCGGGCCGCGTTCCGCATCGGCCACGCCGTGCTCGACTCGATGAGCCGCACCGCGCGAGACGGTTCGGTCGTGCAACCGCGCACGCTGCCCGTGTTCGACATGCTCGTCAAGATCGGGGTCGGCGGGCTCGCCGTGTACTTCATGTTCCTGGCGTGGGACATCGACGTCACCGCGTGGTTGGCATCGGCCGGCATCGTCGGCATCGCCGTCGGCTTCGCCGCCAAGGACACGCTCGCCAACTTGTTTTCCGGCATCTTCATCGTCGCAGACGCGCCCTACAAGCTCGGCGACTTCATCGTGCTCGACGGCGGTCTGCGCGGCAAGGTCACGCGCATCGGCCTGCGGTCGACGCGGATCCTCACCCGCGACGACGTGGAGATCACGATCCCAAACGCGGTGATCGGCGCGTCCAAGATCGTCAACGAGACCGGCGGCCCGTCGGTCAAACAGCGCATCGCGATCACCGTCGAGGTGGCGTACGGATCCGATGTGGACCGCGTGCGCGACGTCTTGCTGGCGTGCGCCGACCACCCCGAGATCGCCGCCGACCCGGAGCCGCGCGTCCGCTTCCGCGAGTTCGGCGCGTCGGGGCTCGTGCACCAGCTGCTCGTGTGGATCGAGGATCCGGAGGCGCGCGGGCGCGTGACCGACGCGCTCAACGTGCGCGTGTACAAGGCGCTCGGCGCCGCCGGCATCGAAATCCCGTACAGCAAGCACGACGTGTACATCAAGGAGATGCCGCGGTAG